The Nicotiana tomentosiformis chromosome 2, ASM39032v3, whole genome shotgun sequence genome includes the window ttggcaatttaaaggtttaaatgTTTTCTAAATTTGACCATGGTTTAACTTTAAGGCTATCGGGTCCGGATTGTGGTTTCGAAACTTAAAATAGGTCCGTTTCTTTATTTGAAACTTGCTTGTAAAATTTAGTATAATTTGGAGTTGATTTAATATAGTTCGGACGCtcggttgcgattctagaagttcaTTGTGTTTTTCACGTGTTTTGGCGTTCGAATCGTGATTCTAGagtttattttgatgttttgatcacTCGAGAGAgttcatgttatgttttcagacttgttaaggtgtttggtttagagccctgaGGGTTTGGATGAGTTTTGTATGCGTTTCGGAGTGTTGGATGAATGTTCAGTTGTGCTGGTGTCtttgttctcgcatttgcgatgtccgcatttgcgagatcattctcgcatttgcgacgaTAGGTTGGGGCATGGTACTTTTCATTTGCGAActatttcatcgcatttgcgattaggCAACTCCGCATTTGCGACACAAGCAGTCGCTTTTGCGAAAACTCCGAGCTCGCATTTGCAACTTTGACAGAGCTGGTCAGCCTTCGCTTTTGCGATACTTTTGTCTCATTTGCGAGCATCGTATTTGAGATTATGATGTCGCAAATGCAATATCTGAGGCTGGTATTAAGACTtccatttcgggacttagctttaTTTTATCATGTTTTGAACCCTAGCCTCGATGAGAGGCAATTTTGTAGAAGAATattcataccaaatcattgggtaagtacctcTTATCAATTTTCTATTGTATTTTGTGATTATACATTAAATTTAACATCAAATTGATGAGAATCTaaagaaaaatttgggaaaaattgtaaaatctttcaaaataaaaaaaaaatgatgatttgaaggacgaattggtCATGGTCATGGCCATCATCACCATGGATCATTTTCGACTAAAGTTGGAGTTGATGGCACGAAATTACTGCGATACAGAGTGATTGCCATGGTTAGTTTCCTATTCGATCTATTAGTGGTCATGCCTTTGCTCTCTTATTTTCTTTTAACATCTATGCCCTATCCCccacaaatataattttttgctTGTAAAATTAGTAACCTGGACAATAAAGTAAGTTACATGCTATTAATTGTTTTACGCGGTTGGTGTACACAAATAAatcattattttaattaatattaatgtgGTAGAAATTTGGCTAAGCACTCACAAATATTTTGAAGATAATTTAATAATCTTATCGTTGTGAAATATCTAGTTGAAATAGGGAAGAAAAGGCTGGATTAGTTTGAAAACCTGTTGAATATATCGGTAGTATGTTTGATATATAACGAATAACCACTTAATCGTTGTTCTCGTGGTCGTAGTTTTCATTATCATTACTCATCTAATTCATTTATTTTTAtctatttacttatttatttatgATGATGATTATGACATTATTATTGTTAATTTTGTTGTTCTTATCATCGTGTCATCATTTATAAATAATGGTAAAGTATCAAGTATTTCAAAATGATCGGAAAAACTATATCAGATAAAATGGAGTGGCAATAGTTGTCGTGACttatattgatgatatcttaTGGATCCTTATATAATAAAGAATCTTGCATGCATTCATCATTTTTAAGAAAAGAAACCGTTCAATAAGGTGAAAGTCAAACGATCAATTATTTGGTGTACTTGCCTGATAGTGATTCAAGTACCACGGCTGAATTAGAGACGAGTTGCATAGTCGGGATCTGGTCTTCTTAGTTTACAAGCAACTTATCTATTTGTTTATTTTTGTTATACtgtcatttttatcattttcataTTGTTTTGTCCCTTTGACTGAGTTTATTGCTTCTTGATCGGTAATTGGTTCTTCAATCATTGAACTAAAAGATGAATATAGGATTCATTAATCAGCGACGAATTGTTTACATACCTTCGTTGAATAGTGTACTTGTTTTTCTTTTCGTTCATACCTGGGAAGGATTTAAATAAATAACTTTACcacttatttctttttttttttccttcaaattttAAAGGAATTGGAAAAGTTGATGGGCAAAGTTTTGATGTACACTCCGTTTCTAAACCTAAGAAATGCACAAGGGCAATATTCACTTTTAGCAAGTTATCTATACTTGTTATAAATTCTTATTTATTCTctaaaccaaaaataaaatattgttaAATTATATTTAGCCAAGCAAATTCATCATAAAAAACGGAAACGTTTTTGCAGGTGTTAGAGCTGGGAATCATTGTTCACTCGATTGTGATAGGGCTATCTCTAGGTGCTTCAAATAATACTTGCACAATTAAAGGACTTGTCGCTGCTCTTTGCTTTCATCAAATGTTTGAAGGAATGGGACTTGGTGGTTGTATTCTCCAGGCAAATTTTCATTTTACgacatataataaaaataattctCAGTTCACTTTCACTAATTCATTGTTACATGCACTAATTCATATACTCTTCTTTTTATTCAGGCTGAGTACAAGTTTTTGAAGAAGGCAATAATGGCATTTTTCTTCACAATAACAACTCCATTTGGTATAGCACTTGGTATAGCACTCTCAAGCACTTACGAGGAAAACAGTCCACGGGCATTAATAACCGTCGGATTGCTCAATGCGTCGTCTGCTGGCCTTCTGATATATATGGCTTTGGTGGATCTTCTTGCTGCAGATTTTATGGGTGACAAGTTACAAGGCAGTGTCAAGCTACAAATCAAGTCTTACATGGCTGTTCTTCTTGGTGCCGGTGGCATGTCTCTCATGGCCAAATGGGCCTAAGATTTGTACCTTAATTTGTTTAGAAAGAAGTTTGTGTGAACCTTGTCCCCCTTTTTCCATCACTCATTTCCTCCAATTTTAAAATTGTAATTTCGCCTTCTTCTTAATTATATGACAGATTTTGAGTTGGCAAAATATTCTGTAAAATGTgtcttctctctttttctttccCCTCAAAATTACTGTGTGCCTATTTGGAGCTTTTCATTGTCAAATTAGTCAAACGTTTTTTTGGTGGTAAAATTAAAATGCCTTATATTAATATACAACCGGTGAGTGATAATCATCACTCTAAAATTTAGAACATAAACAAAGCTTGCAAACAGTACAAAACAACCAGCATCCACGAACGTATGTGGCGCTCACAAGGTGTCAGCCTCTACAAATCTTTATCAGCACGTCTGCCCAGATCTATACTTGAAAGACATAACGATTGAGGGATCAGTTTGCATGACTAAGTGAGTAGTAATCCAATCCAAGACTTGATTTGGACATACTAATTCTGAAATCATCAATATATAATGCAACACACGATGCACAACAAACTCATATCTCAAATGATCCAAGTATATAATATGTTATATAGTGCATATATAGTAGTATAACATATCTTATACATTTAACAAAAACTCTAAGTTTTAACCCTTTGCTTTTAACTTTAGCCTTCTCTTCTTACATGTCTTATCGTATTTGTAGACATCAAAATTTTCTttggcccaaaaaaaaaaaaaagaagaagaaatttctTAGATCAGTCAATACAAAGTTGGGTTGGATCCTTAATTTAAGGCACATTGGACCAAGTCATTTTTTTACATCAATAACCTtggattaattatttaattcaaaTGACTTAAATCAAATACAAGGGATTCTTACTTATTTATGCTATATTATGAACCTAATTATCAATATTAGAGAGGACTTCTCAATTAATTACATATCCTATACATAATTACcaattatttattaaataaaatattaGACTTCAATCTTTCCTAATTTCATTCCCTCTTTTCCATTCTCTCTCACCCTTTTTTCTTTCTCAAACCCAATTTTTTTACCACTTGATGACACTTCATATCATTCCCATATTTCTCTGACTAGAGGTTTTTCTTTTCTTCATAAAGTTTAAATTAGAGCAGATCTACAAGATTCAATTGGACAGTAATGATTAGAAGATCAATTAAGATTCAAACATATGATACTATGAATTAAATTGAAGTATGACCACTGAAATTTATTATAGATCAGAATATAAACCTTGATCAATAGTA containing:
- the LOC104105306 gene encoding probable zinc transporter 10, which translates into the protein MTIGLLNASSAGLQIYMALVDLLAADFMCDKLQGRRIGHGHGHHHHGSFSTKVGVDGTKLLRYRVIAMVLELGIIVHSIVIGLSLGASNNTCTIKGLVAALCFHQMFEGMGLGGCILQAEYKFLKKAIMAFFFTITTPFGIALGIALSSTYEENSPRALITVGLLNASSAGLLIYMALVDLLAADFMGDKLQGSVKLQIKSYMAVLLGAGGMSLMAKWA